The following proteins are co-located in the Betta splendens chromosome 9, fBetSpl5.4, whole genome shotgun sequence genome:
- the abcb9 gene encoding ATP-binding cassette sub-family B member 9 isoform X1 codes for MGTKVAVCCTLLYIVLDVITTTVLYTRGLHLITFKEDVLDFNILQSMLEVWGTMLLRASLLLGASIGLLWNKDDGPSRVSKLTTFILLICMIIINYVLAKLLMLTELDSLIHQPWQLSLICWTCASSVGVILLWRQLGKESNSVTSHDSRSSGGAVEEDTERLVDTAGEEDQEVGCESRKKRKEKSTSSGATIGRLLKCCKQDAELLSVATFFLLIAAVCEAFIPYYYGKAINSIVVDQSMEHLAKPVLLVSVLASISSFAVGARGGVFTLTFARLNLRLRNLLFRTLMVQEIGFFDKNHTGDILSRLSADTTQVSDLISQNVNIFLSGMIKSAGIFIFMFKISWKLTVVFLMGFPFVLLISSFYGEYYKKLSKEVQTSLAEANKVAEETISSMRTVRSFANECGEASSYHTKLLVMFQLNKKQAFAYACYMWSSCFSELVLQIAILYYGGYLVVSSQIVTGDLIAFFIYLLDLGESLESIASVYTGLMQGVGAAEKVFEYVDRKPKHPADGTNAPDTCTGLVEFKDITFAYPTRPDIDVLKGVSFSLRPGEVTALVGPSGSGKSSCVNLLENFYLPHQGQVLLDGKPVNTFSNEYLHSKVALVGQEPVLFARTVEENITYGLTDIPIETVVQAAIKANAHDFITSLPNGYKTCVGEKGTQLSGGQKQRVAIARALIRNPRVLILDEATSALDAESEHIVQQALNNIMKEHTVLVIAHRLSTVENADNIIVIDKGCVTEQGSHSQLMANRGLYCKLVQRQIQGIVAHAEVDPSKNASWKFDKGHQQKRQSSSSDSEPECNVRYWK; via the exons ATGGGCACCAAAGTGGCTGTGTGCTGCACTCTATTATACATCGTACTGGATGTTATCACCACCACTGTTCTGTATACAAGAGGACTGCACTTGATCACATTTAAAGAGGATGTGCTGGACTTCAACATCCTCCAATCAATGTTGGAAGTCTGGGGGACTATGCTGCTTCGAGCCTCCCTCCTTCTGGGAGCTTCAATAGGGTTGTTATGGAACAAGGATGATGGCCCATCGCGGGTTTCTAAACTTACCACCTTCATCCTCCTTATCTGCATGATTATCATCAACTATGTCCTAGCCAAACTGCTGATGCTGACAGAGCTGGATTCTCTCATCCACCAGCCTTGGCAACTAAGCTTGATATGTTGGACTTGTGCCTCCTCTGTGGGTGTCATACTACTCTGGAGACAGTTAGGGAAGGAGTCCAACTCAGTGACGAGTCATGACagcaggagcagtggaggagcagtggaggaggacacTGAGAGGCTTGTAGACACAGCTGgtgaggaggaccaggaggtcGGGTGTGAAAGTCgaaaaaagaggaaggagaagtcAACCAGCTCTGGTGCTACAATAGGACGTCTGTTAAAGTGCTGCAAACAGGATGCTGAGCTGTTGTCTGTAGCCACCTTTTTCCTTCTCatcgctgctgtgt GTGAAGCTTTCATACCATACTACTATGGAAAGGCCATAAACAGCATTGTGGTTGACCAGAGCATGGAGCACCTTGCTAAACCTGTGCTCCTAGTATCAGTACTGGCCTCAATAAG TTCATTTGCAGTAGGAGCGCGTGGAGGAGTCTTCACCCTAACATTTGCTAGATTAAACCTTCGGCTCAGGAATCTTCTGTTTCGAACTCTGATGGTGCAGGAAATAGGCTTTTTTGATAAAAACCATACAG GCGACATTCTTTCACGCCTGTCAGCTGACACTACGCAAGTGAGTGACCTCATCTCTCAGAATGTCAACATATTTCTGAGTGGCATGATCAAGAGTGCTGgcatcttcatcttcatgttCAAGATTTCCTGGAAGCTCACGGTGGTCTTCCTTATGGGATTTCCATTTGTTTTGCTAATCTCCAGTTTTTATGGCGAATACTACAAG AAATTGTCCAAAGAAGTGCAAACATCTCTTGCAGAAGCCAATAAAGTTGCAGAGGAAACTATTTCATCCATGAGGACAGTAAGAAGCTTTGCCAATGAGTGTGGGGAGGCCAGCTCCTACCACACGAAACTCTTAGTCATGTTCCAGCTCAACAAGAAACAAGCGTTTGCTTATGCCTGCTACATGTGGTCTAGTTGT tTCTCAGAGCTTGTTCTACAGATTGCCATCCTCTACTATGGTGGCTACCTTGTAGTTTCCAGTCAGATAGTTACTGGTGACTTGATTGCTTTCTTTATCTACCTGCTTGATCTGGGAGAAAGTCTAGAG AGTATTGCATCAGTGTACACAGGCCTCATGCAAGGAGTGGGAGCTGCTGAGAAGGTTTTTGAGTATGTGGACAGAAAACCTAAACATCCAGCTGATGGCACCAATGCTCCAGATACATGTACTGGTCTTGTTGAATTTAAAGACATCACATTTGCCTACCCAACACGTCCTGACATTGATGTTCTCAAG GGAGTGTCCTTCTCTTTGCGGCCTGGAGAAGTCACGGCCCTTGTGGGACCTTCTGGCAGTGGAAAGAGTTCCTGTGTGAATTTGCTTGAAAACTTCTACCTCCCTCATCAGGGCCAGGTGCTACTGGATGGGAAGCCTGTCAACACCTTTAGCAATGAATATCTCCACTCCAAG GTAGCTCTTGTTGGTCAGGAGCCTGTGCTGTTTGCCCGGACAGTAGAGGAAAACATCACTTATGGCCTGACTGATATCCCCATAGAGACTGTTGTGCAGGCAGCTATCAAGGCTAATGCTCATGACTTCATCACCAGTCTCCCAAATGGCTATAAGACAT GTGTTGGAGAGAAAGGAACCCAATTATCAGGGGGGCAGAAACAACGTGTGGCTATAGCAAGAGCTCTTATTCGTAATCCACGTGTCCTTATTCTGGATGAGGCTACGAGTGCTTTGGATGCAGAAAGTGAACACATT GTTCAACAGGCTCTGAACAACATCATGAAGGAGCATACAGTGTTGGTGATTGCACATCGGCTCAGCACAGTGGAGAATGCAGACAACATCATAGTAATTGACAAGGGATGTGTGACTGAACAGGGATCTCACAGTCAGCTAATGGCCAACAGGGGACTATACTGCAAGCTAGTGCAGAGGCAGATACAGGGCATTGTGGCACATGCAGAGGTTGATCCATCTAAAAATGCAAGCTGGAAGTTTGATAAGGGGCATCagcaaaaaagacaaagcagcagcagtgacagtgagCCTGAGTGCAATGTTCGATACTGGAAATGA
- the abcb9 gene encoding ATP-binding cassette sub-family B member 9 isoform X2, with protein MGTKVAVCCTLLYIVLDVITTTVLYTRGLHLITFKEDVLDFNILQSMLEVWGTMLLRASLLLGASIGLLWNKDDGPSRVSKLTTFILLICMIIINYVLAKLLMLTELDSLIHQPWQLSLICWTCASSVGVILLWRQLGKESNSVTSHDSRSSGGAVEEDTERLVDTAGEEDQEVGCESRKKRKEKSTSSGATIGRLLKCCKQDAELLSVATFFLLIAAVCEAFIPYYYGKAINSIVVDQSMEHLAKPVLLVSVLASISSFAVGARGGVFTLTFARLNLRLRNLLFRTLMVQEIGFFDKNHTGDILSRLSADTTQISWKLTVVFLMGFPFVLLISSFYGEYYKKLSKEVQTSLAEANKVAEETISSMRTVRSFANECGEASSYHTKLLVMFQLNKKQAFAYACYMWSSCFSELVLQIAILYYGGYLVVSSQIVTGDLIAFFIYLLDLGESLESIASVYTGLMQGVGAAEKVFEYVDRKPKHPADGTNAPDTCTGLVEFKDITFAYPTRPDIDVLKGVSFSLRPGEVTALVGPSGSGKSSCVNLLENFYLPHQGQVLLDGKPVNTFSNEYLHSKVALVGQEPVLFARTVEENITYGLTDIPIETVVQAAIKANAHDFITSLPNGYKTCVGEKGTQLSGGQKQRVAIARALIRNPRVLILDEATSALDAESEHIVQQALNNIMKEHTVLVIAHRLSTVENADNIIVIDKGCVTEQGSHSQLMANRGLYCKLVQRQIQGIVAHAEVDPSKNASWKFDKGHQQKRQSSSSDSEPECNVRYWK; from the exons ATGGGCACCAAAGTGGCTGTGTGCTGCACTCTATTATACATCGTACTGGATGTTATCACCACCACTGTTCTGTATACAAGAGGACTGCACTTGATCACATTTAAAGAGGATGTGCTGGACTTCAACATCCTCCAATCAATGTTGGAAGTCTGGGGGACTATGCTGCTTCGAGCCTCCCTCCTTCTGGGAGCTTCAATAGGGTTGTTATGGAACAAGGATGATGGCCCATCGCGGGTTTCTAAACTTACCACCTTCATCCTCCTTATCTGCATGATTATCATCAACTATGTCCTAGCCAAACTGCTGATGCTGACAGAGCTGGATTCTCTCATCCACCAGCCTTGGCAACTAAGCTTGATATGTTGGACTTGTGCCTCCTCTGTGGGTGTCATACTACTCTGGAGACAGTTAGGGAAGGAGTCCAACTCAGTGACGAGTCATGACagcaggagcagtggaggagcagtggaggaggacacTGAGAGGCTTGTAGACACAGCTGgtgaggaggaccaggaggtcGGGTGTGAAAGTCgaaaaaagaggaaggagaagtcAACCAGCTCTGGTGCTACAATAGGACGTCTGTTAAAGTGCTGCAAACAGGATGCTGAGCTGTTGTCTGTAGCCACCTTTTTCCTTCTCatcgctgctgtgt GTGAAGCTTTCATACCATACTACTATGGAAAGGCCATAAACAGCATTGTGGTTGACCAGAGCATGGAGCACCTTGCTAAACCTGTGCTCCTAGTATCAGTACTGGCCTCAATAAG TTCATTTGCAGTAGGAGCGCGTGGAGGAGTCTTCACCCTAACATTTGCTAGATTAAACCTTCGGCTCAGGAATCTTCTGTTTCGAACTCTGATGGTGCAGGAAATAGGCTTTTTTGATAAAAACCATACAG GCGACATTCTTTCACGCCTGTCAGCTGACACTACGCAA ATTTCCTGGAAGCTCACGGTGGTCTTCCTTATGGGATTTCCATTTGTTTTGCTAATCTCCAGTTTTTATGGCGAATACTACAAG AAATTGTCCAAAGAAGTGCAAACATCTCTTGCAGAAGCCAATAAAGTTGCAGAGGAAACTATTTCATCCATGAGGACAGTAAGAAGCTTTGCCAATGAGTGTGGGGAGGCCAGCTCCTACCACACGAAACTCTTAGTCATGTTCCAGCTCAACAAGAAACAAGCGTTTGCTTATGCCTGCTACATGTGGTCTAGTTGT tTCTCAGAGCTTGTTCTACAGATTGCCATCCTCTACTATGGTGGCTACCTTGTAGTTTCCAGTCAGATAGTTACTGGTGACTTGATTGCTTTCTTTATCTACCTGCTTGATCTGGGAGAAAGTCTAGAG AGTATTGCATCAGTGTACACAGGCCTCATGCAAGGAGTGGGAGCTGCTGAGAAGGTTTTTGAGTATGTGGACAGAAAACCTAAACATCCAGCTGATGGCACCAATGCTCCAGATACATGTACTGGTCTTGTTGAATTTAAAGACATCACATTTGCCTACCCAACACGTCCTGACATTGATGTTCTCAAG GGAGTGTCCTTCTCTTTGCGGCCTGGAGAAGTCACGGCCCTTGTGGGACCTTCTGGCAGTGGAAAGAGTTCCTGTGTGAATTTGCTTGAAAACTTCTACCTCCCTCATCAGGGCCAGGTGCTACTGGATGGGAAGCCTGTCAACACCTTTAGCAATGAATATCTCCACTCCAAG GTAGCTCTTGTTGGTCAGGAGCCTGTGCTGTTTGCCCGGACAGTAGAGGAAAACATCACTTATGGCCTGACTGATATCCCCATAGAGACTGTTGTGCAGGCAGCTATCAAGGCTAATGCTCATGACTTCATCACCAGTCTCCCAAATGGCTATAAGACAT GTGTTGGAGAGAAAGGAACCCAATTATCAGGGGGGCAGAAACAACGTGTGGCTATAGCAAGAGCTCTTATTCGTAATCCACGTGTCCTTATTCTGGATGAGGCTACGAGTGCTTTGGATGCAGAAAGTGAACACATT GTTCAACAGGCTCTGAACAACATCATGAAGGAGCATACAGTGTTGGTGATTGCACATCGGCTCAGCACAGTGGAGAATGCAGACAACATCATAGTAATTGACAAGGGATGTGTGACTGAACAGGGATCTCACAGTCAGCTAATGGCCAACAGGGGACTATACTGCAAGCTAGTGCAGAGGCAGATACAGGGCATTGTGGCACATGCAGAGGTTGATCCATCTAAAAATGCAAGCTGGAAGTTTGATAAGGGGCATCagcaaaaaagacaaagcagcagcagtgacagtgagCCTGAGTGCAATGTTCGATACTGGAAATGA
- the abcb9 gene encoding ATP-binding cassette sub-family B member 9 isoform X3 translates to MGTKVAVCCTLLYIVLDVITTTVLYTRGLHLITFKEDVLDFNILQSMLEVWGTMLLRASLLLGASIGLLWNKDDGPSRVSKLTTFILLICMIIINYVLAKLLMLTELDSLIHQPWQLSLICWTCASSVGVILLWRQLGKESNSVTSHDSRSSGGAVEEDTERLVDTAGEEDQEVGCESRKKRKEKSTSSGATIGRLLKCCKQDAELLSVATFFLLIAAVCEAFIPYYYGKAINSIVVDQSMEHLAKPVLLVSVLASISSFAVGARGGVFTLTFARLNLRLRNLLFRTLMVQEIGFFDKNHTGDILSRLSADTTQVSDLISQNVNIFLSGMIKSAGIFIFMFKISWKLTVVFLMGFPFVLLISSFYGEYYKKLSKEVQTSLAEANKVAEETISSMRTVRSFANECGEASSYHTKLLVMFQLNKKQAFAYACYMWSSCFSELVLQIAILYYGGYLVVSSQIVTGDLIAFFIYLLDLGESLESIASVYTGLMQGVGAAEKVFEYVDRKPKHPADGTNAPDTCTGLVEFKDITFAYPTRPDIDVLKGVSFSLRPGEVTALVGPSGSGKSSCVNLLENFYLPHQGQVLLDGKPVNTFSNEYLHSKVALVGQEPVLFARTVEENITYGLTDIPIETVVQAAIKANAHDFITSLPNGYKTCVGEKGTQLSGGQKQRVAIARALIRNPRVLILDEATSALDAESEHIVCSTGSEQHHEGAYSVGDCTSAQHSGECRQHHSN, encoded by the exons ATGGGCACCAAAGTGGCTGTGTGCTGCACTCTATTATACATCGTACTGGATGTTATCACCACCACTGTTCTGTATACAAGAGGACTGCACTTGATCACATTTAAAGAGGATGTGCTGGACTTCAACATCCTCCAATCAATGTTGGAAGTCTGGGGGACTATGCTGCTTCGAGCCTCCCTCCTTCTGGGAGCTTCAATAGGGTTGTTATGGAACAAGGATGATGGCCCATCGCGGGTTTCTAAACTTACCACCTTCATCCTCCTTATCTGCATGATTATCATCAACTATGTCCTAGCCAAACTGCTGATGCTGACAGAGCTGGATTCTCTCATCCACCAGCCTTGGCAACTAAGCTTGATATGTTGGACTTGTGCCTCCTCTGTGGGTGTCATACTACTCTGGAGACAGTTAGGGAAGGAGTCCAACTCAGTGACGAGTCATGACagcaggagcagtggaggagcagtggaggaggacacTGAGAGGCTTGTAGACACAGCTGgtgaggaggaccaggaggtcGGGTGTGAAAGTCgaaaaaagaggaaggagaagtcAACCAGCTCTGGTGCTACAATAGGACGTCTGTTAAAGTGCTGCAAACAGGATGCTGAGCTGTTGTCTGTAGCCACCTTTTTCCTTCTCatcgctgctgtgt GTGAAGCTTTCATACCATACTACTATGGAAAGGCCATAAACAGCATTGTGGTTGACCAGAGCATGGAGCACCTTGCTAAACCTGTGCTCCTAGTATCAGTACTGGCCTCAATAAG TTCATTTGCAGTAGGAGCGCGTGGAGGAGTCTTCACCCTAACATTTGCTAGATTAAACCTTCGGCTCAGGAATCTTCTGTTTCGAACTCTGATGGTGCAGGAAATAGGCTTTTTTGATAAAAACCATACAG GCGACATTCTTTCACGCCTGTCAGCTGACACTACGCAAGTGAGTGACCTCATCTCTCAGAATGTCAACATATTTCTGAGTGGCATGATCAAGAGTGCTGgcatcttcatcttcatgttCAAGATTTCCTGGAAGCTCACGGTGGTCTTCCTTATGGGATTTCCATTTGTTTTGCTAATCTCCAGTTTTTATGGCGAATACTACAAG AAATTGTCCAAAGAAGTGCAAACATCTCTTGCAGAAGCCAATAAAGTTGCAGAGGAAACTATTTCATCCATGAGGACAGTAAGAAGCTTTGCCAATGAGTGTGGGGAGGCCAGCTCCTACCACACGAAACTCTTAGTCATGTTCCAGCTCAACAAGAAACAAGCGTTTGCTTATGCCTGCTACATGTGGTCTAGTTGT tTCTCAGAGCTTGTTCTACAGATTGCCATCCTCTACTATGGTGGCTACCTTGTAGTTTCCAGTCAGATAGTTACTGGTGACTTGATTGCTTTCTTTATCTACCTGCTTGATCTGGGAGAAAGTCTAGAG AGTATTGCATCAGTGTACACAGGCCTCATGCAAGGAGTGGGAGCTGCTGAGAAGGTTTTTGAGTATGTGGACAGAAAACCTAAACATCCAGCTGATGGCACCAATGCTCCAGATACATGTACTGGTCTTGTTGAATTTAAAGACATCACATTTGCCTACCCAACACGTCCTGACATTGATGTTCTCAAG GGAGTGTCCTTCTCTTTGCGGCCTGGAGAAGTCACGGCCCTTGTGGGACCTTCTGGCAGTGGAAAGAGTTCCTGTGTGAATTTGCTTGAAAACTTCTACCTCCCTCATCAGGGCCAGGTGCTACTGGATGGGAAGCCTGTCAACACCTTTAGCAATGAATATCTCCACTCCAAG GTAGCTCTTGTTGGTCAGGAGCCTGTGCTGTTTGCCCGGACAGTAGAGGAAAACATCACTTATGGCCTGACTGATATCCCCATAGAGACTGTTGTGCAGGCAGCTATCAAGGCTAATGCTCATGACTTCATCACCAGTCTCCCAAATGGCTATAAGACAT GTGTTGGAGAGAAAGGAACCCAATTATCAGGGGGGCAGAAACAACGTGTGGCTATAGCAAGAGCTCTTATTCGTAATCCACGTGTCCTTATTCTGGATGAGGCTACGAGTGCTTTGGATGCAGAAAGTGAACACATTGTAT GTTCAACAGGCTCTGAACAACATCATGAAGGAGCATACAGTGTTGGTGATTGCACATCGGCTCAGCACAGTGGAGAATGCAGACAACATCATAGTAATTGA